DNA from Rhinatrema bivittatum chromosome 1, aRhiBiv1.1, whole genome shotgun sequence:
GAAAATGCAGATGAACAGCaggtaaaagaaagaaagatgttTTGAGCAGACTGCATGTGGCTGGAATAAAGATAAAGAAACCAGTGGCATTGTAATTAAAATGCAAGGAACAAAAGGATGTTATAGACCATTTTACATCTCAGATGAAAGCAGCTGAAAGGAAGTTGGGAAACCTTAACCTATTACAGAAAGCTAATTCTGAAGGGAAGTTAGATGTTTGGACACTGAAAGAGAAACttgaagcagcagcagagaaTCTTGCTAGCTTTGAGAATAATGTGTCTGCTGAGAGTCAATTTCACTATTCTTTGGCAAAAGAACTCCAGGTTTGGAAAGAAaattaagtagagatgtgaatcggaaccagaatcggttcagttccggttccgattcaaatcgtgcattttttttcttcctgcccgatcgtttttttttttttatcggctgcgcctgatctgataaacaaaaaacccaccctgaccctttcaaaccgctcccttagcctccaccaccctcccgacccccccaaaaacgttttaaaattacctggtggtaaggctaagggagcggttttaaagggtcggggtgggttttttgtttatcggccgacagcccgagagcgagagaacgctcctgggacccccgctggaccaccaggtaattttaaaacattttggggggagtcaggagggtggtggaggctaagggagcggttttaaagggtcggggtgggtttttaggttgtgtcctaactcccgttagtgtgcactaacccgattaatgattttttcacgataaattggtggaatttatattgtatcgcactctttaatgattaatgacgatttaaaaaatatcggatgatattttaaatcgtcaaaaaatgattcacatccctagaattgaGAGCTAAGAGCctccaggaaaaaaagaaaagcattccTCGAGAAACAAATGCAGAAAAGCCTTAGTCAGAAGGAAGTGGCACAGAATCTGCATAGATAAGCTGTGAGACAAGTGGAAGAGAAATCAGAACAGCAGCACTGAAGAGAAACCATGAGAGTCCTGCCAGAAGAAAATTGAAACTCAGAGCTCCAGATGGGCTCAGATAAAGAACACTGGCAAAGGGTACCCTGGATGGTGGTGATAGTGCTATCTGGTGTAACCCTAATGTGTGGGGGTGTACTTGGCCCTAGAACCCTGACCCCAAGCTTATCTGGTGGGAGGCTGGATGAAGGAAAGTGGGGATTGGAGacacttccctggatgggatccaggagtgAAAATGCTTGGACCAATAGGTTCAAGCTGGGGTGGAGGGTATATGAAGGAATTGCCTTACTACCCCTCCTTAACTTGTGCAGGTCCAAGCTAGATGCCTGGCACACCTTAAATCCcgtagagggagagagctctatgGGTAGAACTCTGCTGGGCCAGGATAAGAGGCTGAGCTGAGACATGAGGAAGCCTCATGtctccaggagtaggagctcctgaTCCTTTCTGAGAAGTTGGGTTGTGAGTATACTGCAAAGGGAGGccattaatgctagtattttttgCTAATTATGttaataaaatttgaaattgCATAAGAAAAGGCTGAACTCAGTGTGGTTGCTGCTCCAGCCCACAAGACTTTGCACAGTCAACCTCACAAAGGGGTTAAGATGCAGttttctagatttttatggtctctTCCGCAGGCAATCCATTTATTTTTCCATTCAGTGTTTATTTTTTACAGACTAACATGGTATTCTTTCTACTATTAGGTTCTAATGGTTCATCTGATGTCTCATTTCTGCAGGCCATTAGCTGTCCTAGATGAGGAAAGAGAATCAAACACAGGTAACAGAATTTCTGATTCTGGGTTTCTCCAATCTGCCCCACCTGCAACTTATTCTCTTCAATGTCTTCCTACTTGTCTACGTGGTCACTCTTCTGGGGAACATGATGGTGATCATTATATTACAGTTGAAGCCTGTTCTACATACTCCCATGTACTTCTTTCTCCGAAACCTCTCCTTCCTCGAGGCCTGCTTCTCCTCTGTCACCCTCCCCAAGATGCTGGTGAACCTCTTGGCAGAAGACAAAACCATCTCCTTCCGAGGCTGTGCCACCCAAATGTACTTCTTGGTGTTCCTGGGAACCACAGAGTGCTTACTGCTTGCCGTTATGGCCTATGACCGCTATGTTGCCATCTGTTACCCCTTGCGTTATGCTATCCTAATGAATCAGGGACTTTGCCGCCAGCTTGCTACAGGGTGTTGGGTCAGTGGGATCCTGGTCTCCTTGGGCCagacctccttcattttcagtctaCCATTCTGTGGCTCTAACATCCTCAACCATTTCTTCTGCGATGTCCCTCCCATACTGAAACTGGCCTGTGGGAACACCTTTTTTAATGAAGTTGCCCTGTTTGCAGTGTGTGTTTTCATTCTGCTCATCCCCTTCCTTCTGACACTCCTGTCTTATTCTGGAATCATTAACACCGTTCTGCATATGCACTCAGCAGAAGGTAGGAGAAAGGCCTTTTCCACCTGTGCTTCCCACCTTACCTCAGTAACTCTCTTCTATGGTACGGCTTCATTCATGTATCTGCGCCCCAAGTCTAGCTACTCCCTGGACACAGACCGACTGCTGGCTCTGTTCTACAGTGTGGTCACCCCAATGCTAAACCCCATTATTTATACCCTGAGAAACAaggaggttaaaggggcactgaTAAAGGCACTCACAAAGAAGAACTAGAATGCTGCTGtgtgaaatagaaaatattgcaTGGGCAACAGTTTAAAAGAGTGCAAATTACAGTTGGTTTGGGGACAGCTACTTGTAAAACATGAACTGAATTAAAATGCAAGTGGTAAACTAGGATGACATTTTGGGAAAGATGATGCCAGTTTCGGTTTTGTCTGTATGAGCAAGCAATCAAATGTGAGAAAACAGACCAGCTAGCCGCCTGGTAACACCCCTGCTCAATGAGTGGCAAGACTGGGCGTGGGAAAAATAACGTCCTCATTCAGAGAGACAAATCTATGAAGGGCTGGCTTTACCTTAGCCAAGGAATCAACTGGCAAAGATTTCTAAAGATATTTTGTTCTCACAATGAAAGCTGTGCCTATGTCTCACCTGTTCCTCTCTTGCCTgcatctccctctttctctgcctTGTACCCCATGtgtctctccctcccctgccctgcatccctttcttttctcacatctaccacatcctcctcctctctcctgcctaATGCCCCTTCCTTCCCTCAGCCTCGTGCCCCCCTTTACTTTCTCTACCACCCCTGCCTTTCATTCCCCTCTGTCTCTTtccccactcccactccccattctgactctgttcctctctccctctctctcaccttccttgaTTCACCCTCCCTATATCCTCTCTCTACTCAGTACCCccactttttcttctccccctttgTCCAGCAGACCAGAGATCACCAAATTCTTTCTTTCCTAGGTTTACCCAACGTTTACCTTCCTCTCCTAAAGGTGACGGCTCTGACCCTGTGACAGCACTCTTGTTAGAAGCAAGTGGTTctggaaaagatttgttgtttCAGTATTTTGAGCAACTCCACTCCAACACAGCTGTTCTGACTCCTTCCTTTAGCAGGAGCAACAGCTCCTCATGCATATGACTCCTATTTCTTTTGTAGGCAAGGGCAGCTACACATAGGTCTCATTTCATAGGGGTTAGGCATTTAACTttggaagttatttatttatttatttatttatttatttaacagcttttttataccgacattaaaatacacatcatatcggtttacatcataacaatgtagagagtccatcaagtatGTTATGTCCATCAAGTAAGTTATGTTCCTTAAATTGGCACCTTTATCACCTGATTAGGGCTAAGTGCCTAAATGTAGATGCTTATGTCCACAAGATACCTAAATTCAGGTCCATAAAAATTGAGGGGGATTGGGGAAAGTGTCAGGTGGGGGGAAGAAGGAGTAAGTTAGGAGCCTAGTTCTGAATGTCAGTGCTCTATGTGTGCTTGGTTCCTAaatataagcaaataaataacagGTCTATATTAGGTCCCTAACTTTGACGCAAAATATCCctaactttgggggtcatttatcaaaatgtgctaaggcatttttgcatgcattaagggcttatcgcatgtgaaaagccccgttaacgcatgcgataggcccttactgcatgcaatagcaccgtatcgtatggtgcgatgcaaatttgaaaaagaggaggaattaggggcaggctgggtttgccagtctgtgaagtgctattgcacagacttaacctACACTTTTTTCAGTACTGTTAAGCCATGGGATAGCTTGTGTTACAGGGTGGTTAGGTTTTAACGCATTTTGCGATGTcgcctgaaaggcctgttttagtagattttaagctcctgctgagagagagaggtagag
Protein-coding regions in this window:
- the LOC115081376 gene encoding olfactory receptor 5V1-like → MRKENQTQVTEFLILGFSNLPHLQLILFNVFLLVYVVTLLGNMMVIIILQLKPVLHTPMYFFLRNLSFLEACFSSVTLPKMLVNLLAEDKTISFRGCATQMYFLVFLGTTECLLLAVMAYDRYVAICYPLRYAILMNQGLCRQLATGCWVSGILVSLGQTSFIFSLPFCGSNILNHFFCDVPPILKLACGNTFFNEVALFAVCVFILLIPFLLTLLSYSGIINTVLHMHSAEGRRKAFSTCASHLTSVTLFYGTASFMYLRPKSSYSLDTDRLLALFYSVVTPMLNPIIYTLRNKEVKGALIKALTKKN